One genomic window of Aethina tumida isolate Nest 87 chromosome 3, icAetTumi1.1, whole genome shotgun sequence includes the following:
- the LOC109608546 gene encoding progestin and adipoQ receptor family member 4 — protein sequence MTESKSEMRQRNQTAKNECQENEPNKKFKLLLWKDMPKYLQFNPYIHTGYRPLLSVWGCVNSMFYIHNETLNILTHAIPIVYILVTVPQLLPWSYTHLRFLVWCHIAGILCPWIGSFFYHVFMNLERGENIYYKLLQMDMLGIWISQSFGAMPMVTATVYCLPYFLRSLIILSYSVLSLYTLYKALTALCPWDRRLCFLFPFLLRICMWCLRLTSYGGGDPAAFTHVLLQDVVSIFGGAIGAMHIPEKWFPGSLDMCWNSHNIMHILVVAAVYSMHIATMKDLTWMSRVNCNAAL from the exons ATGACCGAATCAAAATCGGAGATGCGGCAACGCAATCAGACCGCCAAAAACGAATGCCAGGAGAATGAGCCGAACAAAAAATTCAAGTTGCTACTTTGGAAGGACAtgccaaaatatttacagtttaatCCGTACATCCACACGGGATACAGACCGCTATTGTCAGTGTGGGGTTGTGTAAATAGTATGTTTTATATCCACAATGAAACGTTGAACATCTTGACCCATG CCATCCCTATCGTTTATATACTCGTCACCGTGCCTCAATTACTTCCATGGTCTTACACGCATCTTCGTTTCCTCGTTTGGTGTCACATTGCAGGCATTTTGTGTCCGTGGATTGGAAGCTTCTTTTATCACGTTTTCATGAATCTAGAACGCGGCGAAAACATCTACTACAAATTACTGCAGATGGACATGTTGGGCATTTGGATTAGTCAAAGTTTCG gtgCTATGCCCATGGTGACGGCAACAGTATATTGCCTTCCGTACTTTTTACgatcattaataattctttcgTATAGTGTACTAAGTTTATACACGTTATATAAAGCTTTGACGGCCCTGTGTCCATGGGATCGAAGATTGTGTTTCCTGTTCCCGTTCTTGCTGAGGATATGCATGTGGTGCCTTCGACTTACCAGCTATGGGGGCGGTGATCCTGCAGCTTTCACACATGTCCTGTTACAA GATGTGGTGTCTATATTTGGGGGAGCGATAGGAGCGATGCACATTCCTGAGAAGTGGTTCCCGGGTTCGCTGGACATGTGCTGGAACTCGCATAACATAATGCATATCCTTGTTGTGGCGGCCGTTTATTCGATGCACATCGCCACAATGAAAGACCTGACGTGGATGTCGAGGGTGAATTGCAACGCGGCCCTTTGA
- the LOC109608569 gene encoding F-box only protein 9 yields the protein MNEPEECSNSSDEEHSSTSNQPVQDVLAEFREKWQKELRISPKHTVTPTKANKEIQDEIISTSSDIEEQARKLFLKGVEMERSGKLYEAIQFYRRAVQIVPDIEFRLEPPKITPKEQPPSVEESPSVTIESDEPSDIDSDEEEIEEGKLLPRIQKKLAKSPTICYPHFEHVGTHISQLPIEIIFLILRWLVSNDLDLKSLESFSGVCRGFYLCARDSEIWRLACLRVWGLNCGCSPGSYGTWRNMFIERGRVQFNGCYISKTTYIRHGENSFQDQFYRPWYIVAYFRYLRFFPDGKVLFLTTAEEPAQSVGHLKYKNAKNPVLTGYYRIKDDKVTLIVQKMNDKTGQTFKRNKRKDKDNMYETAEQTFHMELQIKNHRQKRHMQLIWTHYSIYTRNVLGHESTCNFDIVPSTFPPLWFSRVKSYTTESESPLQ from the exons ATG AATGAACCAGAAGAATGTTCAAACTCTTCAGATGAAGAGCATTCTTCAACATCCAACCAG CCAGTTCAAGATGTGCTAGCAGAATTCAGAGAAAAGTGGCAAAAAGAACTGAGAATTTCTCCCAAACATACTGTCACACCAACCAAAGCCAATAAAGAGATACAAGATGAGATAATATCAACCTCAAGTGACATAGAAGAGCAAGCAAGAAAACTGTTCCTGAAAGGTGTTGAAATGGAGAGATCTGGAAAATTGTATGAAGCTATACAGTTTTATAGGAGAGCAGTGCAAATTGTGCCAGACATTGAGTTTCGTTTGGAACCACCCAAGATCACTCCTAAAGAACAGCCTCCTTCAGTTGAAG AAAGCCCCAGTGTAACTATAGAATCAGATGAACCTTCAGACATTGACTCTGATGAGGAAGAGATAGAAGAAGGAAAACTGTTGCCCAGAATCCAAAAAAAGTTGGCCAAATCTCCAACAATCTGTTACCCACATTTTGAACATGTT ggCACTCATATATCACAGCTgccaattgaaattatttttttaattctcagatgGTTGGTTTCAAATGACTTGGATCTAAAATCATTGGAATCATTCTCTGGTGTTTGTAGAGGTTTTTATCTCTGTGCCAGAGATTCAGAAATATGGAGATTGGCTTGTTTAAG ggTTTGGGGCTTAAATTGTGGATGTAGTCCAGGTTCATATGGAACTTGGAGGAACATGTTTATAGAAAGAGGCAGAGTACAATTTAATGGCTGTTATATCAGTAAAACTACTTATATAAGACATGGAGAAAACAGTTTCCAGGATCAATTCTACAGGCCCTGGTATATTGTTGcttactttagatatttaag GTTTTTCCCAGACGGGAAAGTTCTCTTTCTGACAACAGCTGAAGAACCAGCTCAGTCAGTGGGTCATCTCAAGTACAAGAACGCCAAAAACCCGGTTCTTACAGGGTATTACAGAATAAAAGACGACAAAGTCACTCTGATTGTGCAAAAAATGAACGACAAAACTGGACAAACCTTTAAGCGGAACAAACGCAAAGATAAGGATAACATGTACGAAACTGCTGAACAAACATTTCACATG GAATTGCAGATTAAAAATCACCGTCAAAAGAGACACATGCAGTTGATTTGGACTCACTATTCAATTTACACAAGAAATGTTCTGGGTCATGAGAGTACCTGTAACTTTGACATTGTACCAAGCACGTTTCCCCCTTTGTGGTTCTCACGTGTAAAAAGTTACACGACCGAGTCTGAAAGTCCTttacaataa
- the LOC109608560 gene encoding 26S proteasome non-ATPase regulatory subunit 4 isoform X1, translating to MVLESTMICVDNSDFMRNGDFVPTRLQAQQDAVNLVCHSKTRSNPENNVGLLTLANVEVLATLTSDVGRILSKLHQVTPNGDINLHTGIRIAHLALKHRQGKNHKMRIVVFVGSPVASEEKELVKLAKKLKKEKVNVDIISFGEDTINSEVLTSFVNTLNGKSKYFGLQDGSGSHLVTVPPGPHLSDALISSPIIQGEDGSGGAGLGGVGFEFGVDPNEDPELALALRVSMEEQRQRQEDEARRAQEASSAEAGTKAAPIKEEPSEEAMLEKALAMSMEEGGETTTSRVPVDFANMTEDEQIAFAMQMSMQDAQESSASATKDEPMEVEADEDYTEVMNDPAFLQSVLENLPGVDPSSEAIRQAVGNLKDKKKEDKDDKQKK from the exons ATGGTACTCGAAAGTACAATGATATG TGTTGATAACAGCGACTTCATGCGAAATGGAGACTTCGTTCCGACGAGATTGCAAGCGCAACAAGATGCAGTAAATCTGGTATGCCACTCCAAAACCAGATCTAATCCTGAAAACAATGTAGGACTTCTCACTCTTGCCAA tgtgGAAGTTCTTGCTACATTGACAAGTGATGTGGGCCGCATTTTGTCCAAATTGCACCAAGTGACACCTAATGGAGATATCAATTTACATACTGGAATTAGAATTGCCCAT CTGGCACTGAAACATCGACAAGGTAAAAACCACAAGATGCGCATTGTTGTCTTTGTGGGCAGCCCTGTAGCTAGTGAGGAAAAAGAACTGGTAAAACTGGcgaagaaactgaaaaaggaGAAAGTGAACGTCGACATAATTAGTTTTGGCGAAGATACAATAAACTCAGAAGTCCTAACCTCCTTTGTCAATACTCTTAATGGCAAA agtaaatattttggtttgcAGGACGGCAGCGGCAGCCATTTAGTGACGGTACCGCCGGGTCCTCATCTATCAGATGCCCTCATTTCCTCCCCAATAATTCAAGGAGAGGACGGAAGCGGAGGCGCTGGTCTTGGCGGCGTCGGTTTTGAATTTGGCGTTGACCCCAACGAGGATCCCGAATTGGCCTTGGCGCTGCGCGTGTCGATGGAGGAGCAACGCCAGCGCCAAGAGGACGAGGCTAGGAGGGCCCAGGAGGCGTCTTCTGCGGAGGCCGGCACCAAAGCGGCGCCCATCAAAGAAGAGCCGAGTGAAGAAGCGATGCTGGAGAAGGCTTTGGCCATGTCGATGGAAGAGGGCGGCGAAACCACTACGAGTAGAGTGCCGGTTGATTTCGCCAATATGACAGAGGACGAACAGATCGCTTTTGCCATGCAGATGTCCATGCAAGATGCTC AAGAATCTTCGGCGTCCGCAACTAAAGATGAACCAATGGAAGTGGAGGCGGATGAGGACTATACGGAAGTAATGAATGATCCAGCGTTTTTGCAGAgcgttttagaaaatttacccGGCGTCGACCCGTCGTCTGAGGCTATTCGTCAAGCCGTAGGAAATCTTAAGGATAAGAAGAAAGAAGATAAGGATGATAAACAGAAGaagtaa
- the LOC109608560 gene encoding 26S proteasome non-ATPase regulatory subunit 4 isoform X2 — MVLESTMICVDNSDFMRNGDFVPTRLQAQQDAVNLVCHSKTRSNPENNVGLLTLANVEVLATLTSDVGRILSKLHQVTPNGDINLHTGIRIAHLALKHRQGKNHKMRIVVFVGSPVASEEKELVKLAKKLKKEKVNVDIISFGEDTINSEVLTSFVNTLNGKDGSGSHLVTVPPGPHLSDALISSPIIQGEDGSGGAGLGGVGFEFGVDPNEDPELALALRVSMEEQRQRQEDEARRAQEASSAEAGTKAAPIKEEPSEEAMLEKALAMSMEEGGETTTSRVPVDFANMTEDEQIAFAMQMSMQDAQESSASATKDEPMEVEADEDYTEVMNDPAFLQSVLENLPGVDPSSEAIRQAVGNLKDKKKEDKDDKQKK; from the exons ATGGTACTCGAAAGTACAATGATATG TGTTGATAACAGCGACTTCATGCGAAATGGAGACTTCGTTCCGACGAGATTGCAAGCGCAACAAGATGCAGTAAATCTGGTATGCCACTCCAAAACCAGATCTAATCCTGAAAACAATGTAGGACTTCTCACTCTTGCCAA tgtgGAAGTTCTTGCTACATTGACAAGTGATGTGGGCCGCATTTTGTCCAAATTGCACCAAGTGACACCTAATGGAGATATCAATTTACATACTGGAATTAGAATTGCCCAT CTGGCACTGAAACATCGACAAGGTAAAAACCACAAGATGCGCATTGTTGTCTTTGTGGGCAGCCCTGTAGCTAGTGAGGAAAAAGAACTGGTAAAACTGGcgaagaaactgaaaaaggaGAAAGTGAACGTCGACATAATTAGTTTTGGCGAAGATACAATAAACTCAGAAGTCCTAACCTCCTTTGTCAATACTCTTAATGGCAAA GACGGCAGCGGCAGCCATTTAGTGACGGTACCGCCGGGTCCTCATCTATCAGATGCCCTCATTTCCTCCCCAATAATTCAAGGAGAGGACGGAAGCGGAGGCGCTGGTCTTGGCGGCGTCGGTTTTGAATTTGGCGTTGACCCCAACGAGGATCCCGAATTGGCCTTGGCGCTGCGCGTGTCGATGGAGGAGCAACGCCAGCGCCAAGAGGACGAGGCTAGGAGGGCCCAGGAGGCGTCTTCTGCGGAGGCCGGCACCAAAGCGGCGCCCATCAAAGAAGAGCCGAGTGAAGAAGCGATGCTGGAGAAGGCTTTGGCCATGTCGATGGAAGAGGGCGGCGAAACCACTACGAGTAGAGTGCCGGTTGATTTCGCCAATATGACAGAGGACGAACAGATCGCTTTTGCCATGCAGATGTCCATGCAAGATGCTC AAGAATCTTCGGCGTCCGCAACTAAAGATGAACCAATGGAAGTGGAGGCGGATGAGGACTATACGGAAGTAATGAATGATCCAGCGTTTTTGCAGAgcgttttagaaaatttacccGGCGTCGACCCGTCGTCTGAGGCTATTCGTCAAGCCGTAGGAAATCTTAAGGATAAGAAGAAAGAAGATAAGGATGATAAACAGAAGaagtaa
- the LOC109608532 gene encoding uncharacterized protein LOC109608532, whose translation MAESESGARPTAGPPVRHPLKTEWLAPKVPIHPKTIHGRQTASPPLLHVRRWEQSSSTQRGTGHIASATRSAEKREHRSRRSQRFDQPEDNFRAARSHTQTHTIGHPEEKMSRSAVLLLPLFMLFVFLLSLDGCDAKRGCANFGHSCYGGMGKRASTGDLYDTNEEVLQNGFQDAEENPAFVFTGPRSSYQPKPKLTPQQYDNISRIIKSWIQSISKSQERRADNI comes from the exons ATGGCCGAATCGGAAAGCGGCGCAAGACCCACCGCCGGTCCGCCGGTCCGTCACCCATTGAAAACGGAATGGCTCGCGCCTAAGGTCCCCATTCATCCGAAAACCATCCACGGAAGACAGACAGCAAGTCCTCCACTCCTCCACGTACGCCGGTGGGAACAGTCGAGCAGCACGCAAAGAGGCACAGGGCACATCGCATCGGCAACGCGCTCAGCTGAAAAACGGGAGCATCGCAGTCGCCGGAGTCAGCGCTTTGATCAGCCGGAGGATAATTTTAGGGCGGCACGCTCGCACACACAAACACACACGATCGGTCACCCAGAAGAGAAAATGAGTCGGTCAGCCGTTCTTCTTTTGCCGCTCTTCATGCTCTTCGTCTTCCTCCTGTCCCTCGACGGATGCGACGCCAAAC GGGGTTGTGCCAACTTCGGTCATTCCTGTTACGGGGGGATGGGGAAGAGAGCCTCTACCGGCGACCTGTACGACACAAACGAGGAGGTGTTGCAGAATGGTTTCCAGGACGCCGAGGAGAATCCCGCCTTCGTATTCACCGGTCCGAGGAGTTCTTACCAACCGAAACCCAAACTTACTCCGCAACAATACGACAACATATCCAGGATCATCAAATCAtgg ATTCAATCCATCAGCAAGTCTCAAGAGCGGCGTGCTGATAACATTTAA
- the LOC109608563 gene encoding alpha-tubulin N-acetyltransferase, with translation MDFDFNVNEVFKDPITEIDHTMLPTNFCGKKCEAYDAVSRITKILNAMGEASAKSQGLRIPITTVDRVRYSNNKIYFMVDKDANEGKGAVTGMLKTGVKGLYVFDKHGQYHHTNPKCVLDFYVAESRQRSGLGKELFDHMLKKQAVVPEKLAIDKPTNKMISFLNKHYNLKEPIKQMNNFVIYNGFFSEGSCEGDTVKHTKLGSNGMQYELDTQNLRSFPVKPNQSSSTSNLIAPDVPNSETNRSSRRSDTDLRSSVKLRQLKANQRTASNVSRRLNNRSFLMAQRMANQDKSMNGLSARSGYIPNSFYKISANNLSNEATY, from the exons ATGGACTTTGACTTTAACGTGAACGAAGTGTTCAAGGATCCGATAACGGAAATTGATCACACCATGTTGCCGACCAACTTTTGTGGTAAAAAATGCGAAGCTTACGATGCTGTCAGTCGGATCACCAAGATACTGAATGCGATGGGCGAAGCCTCGGCCAAGTCTCAGGGCCTGAGGATTCCGATCACGACTGTTGATCGTGTCAGGTATTCGAACAACAAGATCTATTTTATGGTGGACAAAGACGCGAACGAAGGTAAAGGTGCGGTGACTGGGATGTTAAAGACAGGCGTTAAGGGACTGTACGTTTTCGATAAACACGGCCAATATCACCATACAAATCCGAAGTGTGTGCTGGATTTTTATGTGGCGGAATCACGACAACGATCCGGGTTGGGGAAGGAATTGTTCGATCACATGCTGAAGAAACAGGCAGTCGTACCGGAGAAGCTCGCCATCGACAAACCCACTAATAAAATGATCAGTTTTTTGAACAAGCACTACAACCTCAAGGAGCCCATTAAGCAAATGAACAACTTTGTAATATACAACGGATTTTTTTCTGAAGGCTCCTGCGAAGGTGATACTGTTAAACATACCAAATTGGGATCGAATGGGATGCAGTACGAATTGGACACTCAAAACCTGAGAAGCTTTCCGGTTAAGCCTAATCAG tcTTCTTCAACCAGTAATCTGATTGCTCCGGATGTTCCAAATTCTGAAACGAATCGCTCATCCAGAAGATCCGACACTGATCTCAGATCTTCAGTTAAATTGCGCCAACTAAAGGCTAATCAAAGAACTGCTTCAAACGTATCTCGGCGACTTAACAATAGGTCGTTCTTAATGGCCCAACGTATGGCTAACCAAGATAAATCTATGAATGGACTTTCAGCCAGATCCGGTTATATTccgaatagtttttataaaattagcgCCAATAATTTGTCTAATGAAGCtacttattaa